The Blattabacterium cuenoti genome includes a region encoding these proteins:
- a CDS encoding NAD(P)/FAD-dependent oxidoreductase — MNIPKINNLKRVVIIGAGFSGLQVAKKLRRDKFQVILIDKNNYHTFQPLLYQVATAGLEPDSIAHSIRNIIKKTKNFFFRLAYVHYINTEKQKIYTNVGDLSYDYLIMSTGSVTNYFGNKNIESFSLPMKSIPEALDLRSLILQDFESALLTKDDKEKERLMTFVIVGGGPTGVELAGALAEMKKYVLPHDYPDLNIQSMNIHLLQASPRLLDGMSEKSAKQAYKNLKELGVIIWLNCLVKDYDGKVVFIEKNKRIESSNVIWAAGVKGAIIKGFLKEDIKGHRILVDNYLKTIKYKNIFAIGDVAYMKSYPNGHPMTAQPAIQQGNYLSEYFNHFSDQKNIPPFIYKNLGSMATIGRNKAVCDFPYFKLKGFLAWIVWMFIHLVSLVGFRNRTIALTNWIIQYFHYNKSVRLIIRPFHRKKKII; from the coding sequence ATGAATATTCCAAAAATAAATAATCTAAAAAGAGTCGTGATTATTGGAGCCGGATTTTCTGGTTTGCAAGTCGCAAAAAAACTAAGAAGAGATAAATTTCAGGTTATTCTTATAGATAAGAATAATTATCATACTTTTCAGCCATTGCTATATCAAGTAGCTACAGCAGGGTTAGAACCGGATTCTATAGCACATTCTATCAGAAATATTATCAAAAAGACAAAAAACTTTTTTTTCAGATTAGCTTATGTTCATTATATCAATACAGAAAAGCAGAAAATCTATACCAACGTAGGCGATTTGTCTTATGATTATTTAATTATGTCTACAGGATCTGTTACCAATTACTTTGGGAATAAAAACATTGAATCTTTCTCTTTGCCAATGAAATCAATTCCAGAAGCTCTAGATCTTAGAAGTCTCATTTTGCAAGATTTTGAATCTGCTCTGCTAACAAAAGATGATAAAGAAAAAGAAAGACTTATGACTTTTGTTATTGTAGGAGGAGGCCCTACAGGTGTAGAACTTGCTGGAGCTTTAGCTGAAATGAAAAAATATGTACTTCCACATGATTATCCTGATTTAAATATTCAATCTATGAATATTCACTTGTTGCAAGCTTCTCCCAGGCTTTTAGATGGAATGTCTGAAAAATCAGCAAAACAAGCTTATAAAAATTTAAAAGAATTAGGGGTAATCATTTGGTTAAATTGTTTAGTTAAAGATTATGATGGAAAAGTAGTTTTTATAGAAAAAAATAAAAGAATAGAATCTTCTAACGTTATATGGGCTGCAGGGGTCAAAGGAGCTATAATAAAAGGATTTTTAAAAGAAGACATAAAAGGACATAGGATATTGGTCGACAACTACCTTAAAACTATAAAATACAAAAATATTTTTGCTATTGGAGACGTTGCTTATATGAAGTCATATCCTAACGGTCATCCTATGACCGCTCAACCTGCTATTCAACAAGGGAATTATTTATCTGAATATTTTAATCATTTTTCAGATCAAAAAAACATTCCTCCTTTTATTTACAAAAATTTAGGATCTATGGCCACTATTGGGAGAAATAAAGCTGTATGTGATTTTCCCTATTTTAAATTAAAAGGTTTTTTAGCATGGATTGTATGGATGTTTATTCATCTAGTCAGTTTAGTTGGTTTTAGAAATAGAACAATAGCCTTAACAAATTGGATTATTCAATATTTCCATTATAATAAAAGCGTACGTTTAATTATAAGGCCTTTTCATAGAAAGAAAAAAATTATTTAA
- a CDS encoding chorismate-binding protein: MFQKISLFSLYKKVIKNYWDQNQFVLFRKPYERKVFFYSHYNSKGKIFFLIQDFDHNCTIKIVPKKVYYADIQSPSSVKETYKDNYFLLTYSSEYKNLIQKAVEEIRKGHFKKVVLSRSIKISFHNFYFKKTFQKLIFSYPNALISLWYNVHHGFWIGCSPELLMKSHKNKFKTVPLAGTVWDQKKWTKKEIEEHKIVIKYITHLLKFYKGSILLEKTKTVEMGRLKHLETPIFFSFLEEPDYYEILDRLHPTPSICGFPKKESLDFIQKYEGYKRNFYTGYIGPVNKENMELYLNLRCARIKEDKKEITLYAGSGITMDSNIDQEYIETEKKVKNILSQLIFK; this comes from the coding sequence ATGTTTCAAAAAATCAGTCTTTTTTCTTTATATAAAAAAGTTATAAAAAATTATTGGGACCAAAATCAATTTGTTCTATTTAGAAAGCCTTACGAAAGGAAAGTTTTTTTTTATTCTCATTATAATTCTAAAGGAAAAATATTTTTCCTAATTCAAGATTTTGATCATAATTGCACAATCAAAATCGTTCCAAAAAAAGTTTATTATGCAGATATACAGAGTCCCTCTTCTGTAAAAGAAACTTATAAAGATAATTATTTCCTTTTAACTTACTCTTCAGAGTATAAAAATTTAATTCAAAAAGCAGTAGAAGAAATTAGAAAAGGGCACTTTAAAAAAGTGGTTTTATCCAGATCTATAAAAATTTCTTTTCACAATTTTTATTTTAAGAAAACTTTTCAAAAGTTAATTTTTTCTTATCCAAATGCTTTAATCAGTCTTTGGTATAATGTTCATCATGGATTTTGGATAGGATGTTCTCCAGAATTGCTAATGAAATCTCATAAAAATAAATTTAAAACAGTTCCTTTAGCAGGTACTGTTTGGGATCAAAAAAAATGGACTAAAAAAGAAATAGAAGAGCATAAAATTGTAATAAAATATATTACTCATTTATTAAAGTTTTATAAAGGATCCATTTTATTAGAAAAAACTAAAACAGTAGAAATGGGTCGTTTAAAACATTTGGAAACTCCAATTTTTTTTTCTTTTTTGGAAGAACCTGATTATTATGAAATATTAGATAGACTACATCCTACTCCTTCTATATGTGGATTCCCTAAAAAAGAATCTTTAGATTTTATTCAAAAATATGAAGGATATAAAAGAAATTTTTATACAGGATACATTGGTCCCGTAAATAAAGAGAACATGGAGTTATATCTTAATTTGAGATGTGCAAGAATTAAAGAAGATAAAAAAGAAATAACTTTGTATGCTGGAAGCGGAATCACTATGGATAGTAATATAGATCAAGAATATATAGAAACAGAAAAAAAAGTCAAAAATATTTTATCTCAACTTATTTTTAAATAA
- a CDS encoding hotdog fold thioesterase translates to MKKRIKELLNELNNLKKKTLISEMRIQFIFLSTELDFLIAKMPINNKILQPFGFLHGGATITLAESVGCSLSFINLKNATKNAEKNNFNVFNIEIAANHILCIKKGILLAKAKIFHKGKTLHVIKIDVYNEKKNLISFCKMTNIIIKKK, encoded by the coding sequence ATGAAAAAAAGAATTAAAGAATTATTAAATGAATTAAATAATTTAAAAAAAAAAACATTGATAAGTGAAATGCGCATTCAGTTTATTTTTTTATCTACAGAGTTAGATTTTTTAATAGCAAAAATGCCAATAAATAATAAAATTCTACAACCTTTTGGTTTTTTGCATGGAGGAGCTACAATCACTTTGGCTGAAAGTGTAGGGTGTTCTTTATCTTTTATCAATCTTAAAAATGCAACAAAAAATGCAGAAAAAAACAATTTTAATGTTTTTAACATTGAAATTGCTGCCAATCATATTCTATGTATAAAAAAAGGAATTTTACTTGCTAAAGCTAAAATTTTTCATAAAGGAAAAACTTTACATGTTATTAAAATTGATGTTTATAATGAAAAAAAAAATCTCATTAGTTTTTGTAAAATGACTAATATTATAATTAAAAAGAAATAA
- a CDS encoding isopentenyl-diphosphate Delta-isomerase gives MKDKNKILDEDFIPLIGKENQIIGFEKKEKIHSEGLFHSAVSVFIFNPKNDLMLQKRSSIKYHSSLLWTNTCCSHPRKNESVLTAAHRCLIEEMGFDCFLEQKFCFTYYEYFSNGLIENELDHVFVGCYEKSPIINWKEVDNWKWTSLNELIKNVHIYPDSYTIWLKIILKNYINQLNIH, from the coding sequence ATGAAGGATAAAAATAAAATACTAGATGAAGACTTTATTCCTTTGATAGGAAAAGAAAATCAGATTATTGGATTTGAAAAAAAAGAAAAAATTCACTCAGAAGGACTTTTTCATAGTGCTGTTTCTGTATTTATTTTTAATCCAAAAAATGATTTAATGTTACAAAAAAGATCTTCAATAAAATATCATTCTTCTTTACTTTGGACTAATACATGTTGTAGCCATCCTAGAAAGAATGAATCGGTCTTAACAGCAGCTCATCGTTGTTTAATAGAAGAAATGGGTTTTGATTGTTTTTTAGAACAAAAATTTTGTTTTACTTATTATGAATATTTTAGTAATGGTTTGATAGAAAACGAATTAGATCATGTTTTTGTTGGTTGTTATGAAAAATCTCCAATTATAAATTGGAAAGAAGTTGATAATTGGAAATGGACTTCTTTAAATGAATTAATTAAAAATGTTCATATTTATCCAGATTCTTATACAATTTGGTTAAAAATTATTCTGAAAAATTATATAAATCAGTTAAATATTCATTAA
- a CDS encoding 6-pyruvoyl trahydropterin synthase family protein, with the protein MKATISRKGYFSAAHRLYNKHWDYQKNIEIFGKCAYLNYHGHNYEYIASVTGEVDIETGFVLNLHKLRDILRDEIEELFDHKNINLDLKEFSSVNPTAENIVIFMWNKINKRISSNFDLKITLYETENNFVEYDGK; encoded by the coding sequence ATGAAAGCAACCATAAGCAGAAAAGGATATTTTAGTGCGGCACACAGACTTTACAATAAACATTGGGATTATCAAAAAAATATAGAAATATTTGGAAAATGTGCATATTTAAATTATCATGGACACAATTATGAATATATAGCCAGTGTCACAGGAGAAGTTGATATAGAAACAGGATTCGTTCTTAATCTGCATAAATTAAGGGATATTCTTCGTGATGAAATAGAAGAACTTTTTGATCATAAAAATATCAATTTAGATTTGAAAGAATTTTCTTCTGTAAATCCAACTGCAGAAAATATTGTTATTTTCATGTGGAATAAAATAAATAAAAGAATATCTTCTAATTTTGATTTGAAAATCACTTTATACGAAACGGAAAATAATTTTGTAGAATATGATGGAAAATAA
- the gcvT gene encoding glycine cleavage system aminomethyltransferase GcvT — MMENNLKKTVLYENHIRLGAKMIDYSGFCMPLQYTSSLIEHMAVRNTSGVFDVSHMGKFILNGKNSMDLVQYLTTNDLSKIKIGQAQYSCFTNNHGGIIDDLVIYKISEKKLLLIVNAVNIEKNKKWISHHIKKNAYNIEFIDSSQDYSLLAVQGPLSLVYIQKLTNIPLKMIPFYNFEIGEFSGIQNVLISCTGYTGSKGVEIYIPNEYAEKIWNDILEIEKNKIIPCGIASRNSLRLEMGYRLYGQDISEEITPIEAGLSWIIKFEKEFLSREILQKQKKKGEHKKFISFVVEEKGKIPRQGYSLIDKDDNIIGNVTSGIFSPVLKKGIGLGYLWNQTPKTGSIFLSIRKKKIPIKIVKSPFINIKNN; from the coding sequence ATGATGGAAAATAATTTGAAAAAAACAGTTTTGTATGAAAATCACATACGTTTAGGCGCTAAAATGATTGATTACTCTGGATTTTGCATGCCTCTTCAATATACTTCTTCTTTAATAGAGCATATGGCTGTAAGAAATACTTCTGGAGTTTTTGATGTTAGTCATATGGGAAAGTTCATTTTGAATGGAAAAAATTCCATGGATCTAGTTCAATATTTAACCACAAATGATTTGTCCAAAATAAAAATAGGACAAGCTCAATATAGTTGTTTCACTAATAATCATGGAGGAATTATAGATGATTTAGTGATTTATAAGATTTCTGAAAAAAAATTATTACTTATAGTTAATGCAGTTAATATCGAAAAAAATAAAAAATGGATAAGTCATCATATAAAAAAAAATGCTTATAACATAGAATTCATAGATTCTTCTCAAGATTATTCACTGTTGGCTGTTCAAGGGCCACTATCATTAGTTTATATTCAAAAATTAACTAATATACCATTGAAAATGATTCCTTTTTATAATTTCGAAATAGGAGAATTTTCAGGAATTCAAAACGTATTGATTTCTTGTACTGGATATACAGGATCTAAAGGTGTGGAAATTTATATTCCTAATGAATATGCGGAAAAAATATGGAATGATATTCTAGAAATCGAAAAAAATAAAATAATTCCTTGCGGAATAGCAAGCAGAAACTCTTTAAGATTAGAAATGGGATATCGTTTATATGGACAAGATATTTCTGAAGAAATAACTCCTATAGAAGCCGGTTTATCTTGGATCATAAAATTTGAAAAAGAATTTCTTTCAAGAGAAATACTACAAAAACAAAAAAAGAAAGGAGAACATAAAAAATTTATATCTTTTGTTGTAGAAGAAAAAGGAAAAATTCCAAGACAAGGATACTCGTTAATAGATAAAGATGATAATATTATTGGAAATGTAACTTCTGGAATTTTTTCTCCAGTTTTAAAAAAAGGTATTGGATTAGGATATTTGTGGAATCAAACACCAAAAACTGGTTCTATTTTTCTTTCAATAAGAAAAAAGAAGATTCCTATTAAAATAGTAAAATCCCCCTTTATAAATATTAAAAATAATTAA
- a CDS encoding MATE family efflux transporter, with product MLATPVFFTQLGVICVGLSDNIMVGFLGKKALSSVSLANAVFFITVIFGLGISTAISSLIASIDAKQEYKKGAIIFYHGLIINFFLSIFMYGIIHVFSCILPYLGQPKEILSETISFLKIIAVSFIPWMIFEVFRKFSEGLSLVFPGLFVTWGAAFINIILNYAFLNGFYGFPKLGTVGVAYSTLISRIIMLIGILVLLYRHRKVHNYYNHFKYFFLKKKYLKRILKIGIPSGLHMLFEMSAFSVSSFISGKYGIKVLAAHQIVVSLVSSTFLLNTGLSVAATVRIGNQFALKNYSELRRIGKSILFMGVVFMLICSFFFFLFREYIPYIYIKNDYEVIQIAEKMIVIASFFQLSDGLQGIITGALRGLQDVHIPMWISFFSYWIIALPTAWFLSVRIGGIGIWIGLGLGLTVSAILLFIRYETITKKLARENIINN from the coding sequence TTGTTAGCAACTCCTGTGTTTTTTACACAATTAGGAGTTATATGTGTAGGTTTATCTGATAATATTATGGTTGGGTTTTTGGGGAAAAAAGCTTTATCTTCAGTTTCATTAGCCAATGCTGTTTTTTTTATTACAGTCATTTTTGGATTGGGAATATCTACTGCTATTTCTTCTCTAATAGCATCCATAGATGCTAAACAAGAATATAAAAAAGGTGCTATTATTTTTTATCATGGATTAATTATCAATTTTTTTTTATCCATATTTATGTATGGGATAATACACGTTTTTTCTTGTATTCTCCCTTATTTAGGACAACCTAAAGAAATATTGAGTGAAACTATATCTTTTTTAAAAATAATAGCTGTTTCTTTTATTCCATGGATGATATTTGAAGTTTTTAGAAAATTTTCGGAAGGTTTATCCTTAGTATTTCCAGGTCTTTTCGTTACTTGGGGCGCAGCTTTTATTAACATTATATTAAATTATGCATTTCTTAACGGTTTCTATGGTTTTCCTAAATTAGGAACTGTAGGAGTAGCTTATTCAACCTTAATATCTCGTATAATTATGTTAATAGGAATTCTGGTTTTATTATATAGACATAGAAAAGTCCATAATTACTATAATCATTTTAAATATTTTTTTTTGAAAAAAAAATATTTAAAAAGAATACTCAAAATAGGGATTCCTTCTGGATTGCATATGTTATTTGAAATGAGCGCTTTTTCTGTTTCTTCTTTTATATCAGGAAAATATGGAATTAAAGTCTTGGCGGCGCATCAAATTGTTGTCAGTTTAGTATCGTCTACCTTTCTTCTAAATACAGGTCTTTCTGTAGCTGCCACAGTAAGAATAGGAAATCAGTTTGCTTTAAAAAATTATTCTGAGTTAAGAAGAATAGGAAAATCTATTCTTTTCATGGGAGTTGTTTTTATGTTAATTTGCAGTTTTTTCTTTTTTTTATTTCGGGAATATATTCCTTATATCTATATAAAAAATGATTACGAGGTAATTCAAATTGCAGAAAAAATGATTGTTATTGCTAGTTTTTTTCAATTGTCTGATGGATTACAAGGAATCATTACTGGTGCTTTAAGAGGGTTACAAGATGTTCATATTCCTATGTGGATTAGTTTTTTTTCCTATTGGATTATAGCTTTGCCTACAGCTTGGTTTTTATCTGTTCGAATAGGAGGGATCGGAATATGGATTGGATTAGGATTAGGACTTACTGTATCAGCTATATTACTTTTTATAAGGTATGAAACTATAACTAAAAAACTCGCGAGAGAAAATATAATAAACAACTAA
- a CDS encoding DEAD/DEAH box helicase, with amino-acid sequence MKKTFKEYNFFNNNILKALEDIGFKYPTPVQEKVIPFLLSSERDIIALAQTGTGKTAAFGLPIIQNVNFDQSIPQAFILCPTRELCIQITRDLCRFSKFLSLIKIIPLYGGANIDYQIKSLQNKTHIIIGTPGRIIDLIKRKKLHLEKIKYLILDEADEMLNMGFKEELDYIINMLPKKRQSLLFSATMSKYMNVIAHTYLTDPVEIITGQKNIGSDDVKHIYYVVGHLNKKYLALKRIVDINPDIYGIIFCSTKKETKEIAELLIKDGYNADALYGDLSQTQRESVMNRFRNKNLQFLVATDVAARGLDIHNITHVINYNIPKESEIYLHRSGRTGRAGNSGISVCIIHTKETRNLKEFERKIGKTFERVMVPNGKEICEKQLLYFIEKVKKVVVDEQLIKRFLPEIQKNLEFFDKEELIKRFSWIEFNRFINYYKNSKDINPNNNITVNYKKKLFSRSKKSRKESFSKLFLNRGSKDNLTKLGLINLINQAVKNSRIHIGHIEILSNSSLFEVEKRYRNKILIGMSRINHLGRPISIEIKN; translated from the coding sequence ATGAAAAAAACATTTAAAGAATACAATTTTTTTAACAACAATATTCTTAAAGCTTTAGAAGATATTGGCTTTAAATATCCTACACCTGTACAAGAAAAAGTTATTCCATTCTTACTTTCTTCAGAAAGAGATATCATAGCATTAGCTCAAACAGGAACTGGAAAAACAGCCGCTTTCGGATTACCAATCATTCAAAATGTAAATTTTGATCAGAGTATCCCTCAAGCTTTTATTTTATGTCCTACAAGAGAGCTTTGTATACAAATTACTCGTGATCTCTGTCGTTTTTCTAAGTTTTTATCGTTAATTAAAATTATTCCTTTGTATGGAGGAGCAAATATCGATTATCAAATTAAATCCTTGCAAAATAAAACACACATTATAATAGGAACTCCTGGTAGAATTATTGATTTAATAAAAAGAAAGAAATTGCATCTTGAAAAAATTAAATATTTGATTCTTGATGAAGCGGATGAAATGCTAAATATGGGGTTTAAAGAAGAGTTAGATTACATAATAAATATGTTACCAAAAAAAAGACAAAGTCTTCTTTTTTCAGCAACAATGTCCAAATATATGAATGTCATTGCTCATACTTATTTAACGGATCCCGTGGAAATAATTACAGGTCAAAAAAATATTGGATCTGATGATGTAAAGCATATTTATTATGTAGTAGGTCATTTAAACAAAAAATATTTAGCTTTAAAAAGAATTGTAGACATTAATCCTGATATTTATGGAATTATATTTTGTAGTACAAAAAAAGAAACTAAAGAAATAGCTGAACTACTCATAAAAGATGGTTATAATGCTGACGCTTTATATGGAGATCTCTCACAAACACAACGTGAATCTGTAATGAATAGATTTAGAAACAAAAATTTGCAATTTCTCGTTGCTACGGATGTAGCGGCACGTGGATTAGACATTCATAATATAACTCACGTAATAAATTATAACATTCCAAAAGAAAGTGAGATTTATCTACATAGAAGTGGTCGTACTGGAAGGGCTGGAAACTCTGGAATTTCTGTTTGTATTATACACACCAAAGAAACTAGAAATTTAAAAGAGTTTGAAAGAAAAATTGGAAAAACTTTTGAACGAGTTATGGTTCCTAATGGAAAAGAGATTTGCGAAAAACAACTTCTTTATTTTATAGAAAAAGTCAAAAAAGTAGTTGTAGACGAACAATTAATAAAAAGATTTCTTCCTGAAATACAAAAAAATTTAGAGTTTTTTGACAAAGAAGAGTTGATAAAACGTTTTTCTTGGATTGAATTTAATCGTTTTATAAATTATTATAAAAATTCTAAGGATATAAATCCTAATAATAATATTACTGTTAATTACAAAAAAAAACTTTTTTCAAGGTCAAAAAAATCAAGAAAAGAATCTTTTTCCAAACTATTTTTGAATAGAGGCTCTAAAGACAATTTAACAAAATTAGGATTAATCAATCTAATTAATCAAGCAGTTAAGAATTCACGTATTCATATTGGACATATAGAAATTTTATCAAATTCTTCATTGTTTGAAGTAGAAAAACGTTATAGAAATAAAATATTAATAGGAATGAGTAGAATCAATCATTTAGGAAGACCTATTTCTATAGAGATTAAAAACTAA